The following are from one region of the Phormidium sp. PBR-2020 genome:
- a CDS encoding IS1 family transposase (programmed frameshift) → MRCPHCQSEQTVKNGSAIRSGQRQQRYKCRNCGKRFNERTGTPMARLRTAPELVAAAINVRSEGLGLRATGRCFDKSHTTIMGWEQRLAEQHPHWSPPAPEEAEVTLEGDEIYTRVGENLPPLTCQGWTLTFIERKSRYWVAAHAGNKDERLFTTGTEQTWQWAQAAEFIRWFTDGERRYGKALWTFASRFISKPSPHGTHYPWRKVWREGLEVAMKIKGSQGQPRVEWVKVEHPFTAISPADEVHANHNEAHNSALRRCCSAYRRRQNLYAKTVVGLQRVLEVQRLIYNWSRPHYSLGKKTTPAMAMGYCNRPISIYEILTMRGFHDITS, encoded by the exons ATGAGATGTCCCCATTGCCAGAGTGAACAGACCGTGAAAAACGGCAGCGCCATCCGTAGCGGCCAACGGCAACAGCGCTACAAGTGTCGTAATTGTGGCAAACGGTTCAATGAGCGCACCGGTACACCGATGGCACGCTTACGCACCGCCCCCGAACTGGTAGCTGCCGCCATCAATGTCCGTAGTGAAGGCTTGGGCCTCCGGGCAACGGGACGTTGCTTTGACAAGTCTCACACCACAATAATGGGCTGGGAACAGCGCTTGGCCGAGCAACATCCGCACTGGTCTCCCCCGGCTCCCGAGGAGGCCGAGGTAACCCTAGAAGGGGATGAAATTTATACTCGCGTGGGCGAGAACCTCCCCCCCCTCACA TGCCAAGGGTGGACGCTGACCTTTATTGAGCGCAAGAGTCGTTACTGGGTTGCCGCTCACGCGGGTAACAAAGACGAGAGGCTATTCACGACCGGCACAGAACAGACCTGGCAATGGGCACAAGCGGCCGAGTTTATTCGTTGGTTCACAGACGGCGAACGACGCTATGGCAAAGCTCTATGGACTTTCGCTAGCCGCTTCATCTCGAAGCCGTCACCGCACGGCACGCACTACCCCTGGCGCAAGGTTTGGCGAGAAGGTCTCGAGGTGGCCATGAAAATCAAAGGTTCTCAAGGCCAGCCGCGAGTCGAATGGGTCAAGGTAGAACACCCGTTCACGGCCATCAGTCCGGCCGATGAGGTTCACGCCAATCACAATGAGGCCCATAACAGTGCTTTGAGACGATGTTGTAGTGCTTATCGCCGCCGACAAAATCTCTATGCCAAGACGGTGGTGGGTTTGCAGCGAGTCTTAGAGGTACAACGATTAATTTACAACTGGAGTCGCCCCCATTACAGTCTGGGGAAGAAAACTACCCCGGCTATGGCGATGGGATACTGCAATCGACCAATTTCAATCTATGAAATTCTCACCATGAGAGGGTTCCATGACATCACCTCTTAA